The genomic region ATGGAGTATTTGTTATATCTAAAGATCTAAATTCAGCTTTTAAaacatttgacctttttcttctttttcacaaatatttagtcAATGAAGGAAAACCTTGCCAAGTGTTGGACCCTCACTGAAGCAGAGAAGATGTCCTTTGAAACTCAGAAAAAGAACCTTGATACAGAAAATCAGTATTTAAGAATatctctggagaaggaagaaaaagcctTGTCTTCATTACAGGAAGAGTTAAGGAAACTAAGAGAACAGATTAGGATATTGGAAGATAAAGGGAGAAGTACTGAATTAGTTACAGAAAATCAGAATCTTAAGcagcatttaaaagaagaaaagcagaaaacacaCAGCTTCCTTAATCAAAGGGAGACTCTTTTGGCAGAAGCAAAGATGCTAAGGAGGGAACTGGAGAGAGAACGACTGAAAACCATGGCTTTAAGGGTAGAACTCCAGCAGATCAGCTCTAGGCAGTCATATGGCAACCCAGACTCTCCCAATGTGCTGACTGACAAAAAGGAAGTAGAAATCTTACGGGAAAGACTCACTGAGCTGGAGCGGAAGCTAAACTTTGAACAACAGCGTTCTGATTTGTGGGAAAGACTGTATATTGAGGCAAAAGATCAAAATGGAAAACAAGAAACTGatggaaaaaggaaagggagcaGAGGAAACCACAGAGCTAAAAATAAGTCAAAGGAAACATTTTTGGGTTCAGTTAAGGAAACATTTGATGCCATGAAGAATTCTACCAAGGAGTTTGTGAGGcatcataaagaaaaaattaagaaggcTAAAGAAGCTGtgaaagaaaatctgaaaaaattcTCAGATTCAGTTAAATCCACTTTCAGACATTTCAAAGATACCACCAAGAATATCTTTGATGAAAAAGGTAATAAAAGATTTGGTGCTACAAAAGAAGGAGCAGCTAAGAAACCAACAGTTCGTAGTGAATATTCACACCCTCAGTATAAGGCCCGTACACAAAACCAGAACAACAGAGGACCTACCatgcagagagagggaaggaaagaaaagccaaTTCACTTTGAagaatttggaaaaaatacaaattcacAGAAATGCAGTGCTGAATATGGCTGTGGTGAAGATTATAATTCTTTCAGAAAGGCTTGTTCTGGTGTATTTGAATGTGCTCAACAGGAATCCATTAACCTTTTTAATATGAAAGTGTTGAATCCTGTAAGGATAGATGAATTCAGACAGTTAATTGAAAGATACTTATTAGAAAAACTGGATAGTTTTCATCATTGGAAAGAACTTGATCAATTCATCAATAAGTTTTTCATACATGGTATCTTTATACATGATCAGAAGCTCTTCACTGACTTTGTTAATGATGTTAAAGATTATCTTCAAGACATGAAGGATTATCAAGTAGATAATGATGGAGTGTTTGAGAAGTTGGatggatatatatatagacactTCTTTGGTCACACTTTTTCCCCTCCATTTGGACCCAGGTCGGTTTACATAGCAACATGTTAGTGTAGTAGTTTTTAACATTTATAGATGAGGTTGCATTTTATCATTTGATAAGTTACTTGGAATGTTACCATTTGTAAAgtactttttgtttaaaaaaaaaggtactatTTGTAAAAGTACTTTATTACCAGAGAATTTAGAGTAAGTTAAATTGAAAgatataattttaagtaaatagcTATTACAAACTGGAAGTTTCATATAATCAGTTTGACTTGAGCAAATAGTTtaatttctaccttaaatcagttAAGGATAGATAAATCCAATCTTagcctattttgtttcttttcattttaggcTATATGAAAAGGTAAtctctttatataaaattatttttattttatataagtatAATTATAAGTATATtaagtataattattttatattctttaatcttTTATTCACTTTTCGGAAACTGGGAGTGAACTATACAAATTAAACTCTGAATCAGAAGGGCTCACAGAATTTGAATGTcccacttatttttatttgtttatctggTTGGCCAACTAAATTATGATACTTAATACACTTATTACAAAATAATTGATAAAGGTAGAGACAGGATTAAAGAGGTAAACTTGGTAAGCCACAAGTTCTAATGTATGTGCTTTTGTACATAACTTctgaaaataactatttttttgcTTATCTTTACATTCTGTAACAAGAAACTTGACTGATCTTTAGATGTTAGCCTTATTTTTTGAGATAGGTATCTTTTTGAATAAAAGTAATGTGTCTATAAAATAATGAGACTGTTGCCTTTAGTCATTAATTGAACATCTAGTACTTAAATGAGCAAAGCACTGTGAGGCTGCCCtgaggaaacaaatgaaaaattcttGCTGTGAAGGAGCTCACAAGCTTTTGGAGAATTAGATAAACTAATGAAATGGAGGTATAGAAGCATATTGTATATAGTGGCCTCAGTCTGGAGATGTTTGGGAAGTCTTCATGAGTGAGGTGGCCTTTAAcctgaactttttttaaaaactggctttTGTAGGAGAAATGCTTTTTTTCCTACAAGCAAATAGGGTAGGACATTCCACACAAAGGGAACTGATTTGGAGATAGGAAGAGATGCCCCTTGAAGGATGCAAGGCAGTGTTGGGGTATGAATAGAAAAGTTTTAGTTCACAAGGATCCTCATTTTATGCTCAAGGACTTGCTTTATTGCATTTTGTATCACTGGTAGCAGTATATGGAGGATTGGCTGGAATAGGTGAAGTTAGATTGATCTTTAAAACAATGAGTGTGAGTGGAAAAGGGGAGACAGATTTGTATGATATAGAGTAAGAAAAATTAGTGTTATTTATTCTGAATGAGAAGTAGAAAGCAACAATGATTTCTAGATTTCTCGGTTGGGTCACTAGTTGGGATAGTGAGATCACCAAGATAAAGAATACCAGAATGTTGTGGGTAAGGGGAACTGGAAATAAGAATTGAGCTCGGAGATACCTACTGACATCCAGATAGGGGGATTAGTTGGCCATTAGTTGTTACATGACTATCTCTAGTCTCTACTGTGGTGAGTAGGGTCTAGGCTAGAGGTATTTATCAGACTCCTGGGGAACTCCTGACATAGGAATATAAGGGGTTGTAGGAAAAGAAGGCTGAGAATGACAGAACTAGAGAGTGGCATCACGAACATCCAGAGATGatctcaagtaaaaaaaaaaaagtgtcaaatgCTTAAAGAAAATGGATTTCTTGGCTGGGGAATTGGGTGGCATGGATGGCTTTATGGACTGTTTTAAGAGAAGCAGTGACAGAAACCTGATGGCATGGTGGACTGTTCGAGTGACCTTGTGACAGAAGCCTGAAATTTCCACAAGAAATAGAGGAAAGCAGAAAAGGTAGACATTATTTATGAAATGTagctgtaagaaaaaaaagattgttttgtttgtaagagatgtatatatatattcctgcTGAGGGATGAAGCCAATGGGGAGGGGTTGATTtttagaggaaaggaagaaaaataatggaaagacatctcattattttattgccacatttctgattttttttatggtATAAAAGTGTGATACTGAATCTTTTTGACATAATTATACTATGATTACACTTCAAATTTAACACCCTTTTTCAGAGTGTTCAGATAATAGATTaatggagaaaacatttaaattgtttcttttttaaataaatttaactctAACATAGATGAAAAATGTGTTTACTGCTTTCAGTCGACCAGATAAAAAGCAACGTACGGTAAATATTGAAAACTCCAGGCATCGAAAACAAGAACAGAAGCACCTTCAGCCACAACCTTATAAGAGGGAAGGTAAATGGCATAAATACGATCGCACTAATGGAAGACACATGGCAAATGTCGAAATAGAATTGGGGCAATTACCTTTTGACCCTAAATATTGACCATCAAGATTAAGTTAAATTAGAAAACTAACAGATGTGGATGCTTTCAACAATGTTTGGTGTTGAAACTAAGATGACATCAAGATGACAAATGTCTTTTTATCATTGCTAAGTATCAGTTTGATGACTTTATATTATTACTTAGAAGCACCAAGCAAAAGCTTACTAATCTGCATTTTTCTGTTGTTTAGTTTGCTGAGTCTTTTCTGGCACTGGAAATGTTCAACTATAGTTCTGTTAAGGAAGGCGGGCATGCAACAGATTTTGTGCATGAAATGAGTCTTCCTTTCAGTGTATGAGCTTAAAGCAAGCTCAAACATACATGACAAAGTATAATTAACACTGGTATTTGTGTTAAGTTTGCATTAGAGCTTGAAAAAGGTACATTGTGAtggaattttttctttaacattttatattcttactCTTGCTTCTTGTCTTTTTGTGGGTTCAAGAGCCCGTTGACTTGTGAAGAATTTGCTGCCTTTTTATGAGCTTGCTGACTTGTTCTCTTGTGAAATTTCTTGCACATTTGAATATTGTGGAAGAAACAATAAAACTACATCATGAGGAAAACTAAAGGTCTTTATTTAAAATCTGGCACTGTattaatatacaattttataatttgtggTATTTTTCACACATTTCCTCAGTAGTAATACTATATTTGGTAAAGCAGTTCATAGGTTTTTTTGCTAGTTCCATGAATCTTACCCAGTGTTTACTAGCATATTTAAGCAGCATCTGAGTATTTCTACCTAGTGTGTCTATTTCTCTGGGAAAGAGCTAAATATAGGTCAGAACTTCATCTTCTGTAGTTTCCCTTTTAACTTCCGTTCATAGACATATATGTGACTTCCAGTTCGACCTTCTGGCAAGTGAGTGTGGAAGAAAACAGCAGTTCTCTCATAATTTCTTGAAATTAAGAAAGTGCTTatttcctagaaataaatgtttaagttAATAAAGGCTACATTTTGCTGAGTACTGtttcaagaattttaaaatgacttattCTGATTTGTGCCTCTACAactttttcttaataaaacaatgcagtttcttaaattaactCATggtaagtaatatatatataacttgataCACATAGAACTGGGCTGCTTTTGCCTAGGGAAAAGACCAGTTACAAAATATAGGGGttaaaaaggataataaaaaattaggttGTCTGTTTCTCTGAGCATTTACTAAACCTAAGGTAAAATAAAAGAACTGCTTtcctttttcatgttttcttaccTCTTCCAAAATGCTGAATATGATCAAGTAAGTAGGCAATGTTGAATTGTTGTGAAACTCTTCATACAACCAGCTTAAgggattttgataaaatatatctGCTTCATCAAGATACTGACTTTTTCCAGTCAGGTCTGGAGGACACTGGAGAAATCTCATTGGAACTGGGTAGTGGACATGGCTATGAAAAGAAAGTTACCATGAGAgttaaaagaagtttaaaaaaagaaagttttcaggTTACTTGTAAggtatatcatatttacataaCAAAATATGAAATCTGAATCTAAGCTGGGTTCCAGTTTAGGTGAAGAAGCAAGCTTTTAATGCAGTTTTCTCAAAGATGGAGAATCTGATTTTCATACCTTGAACCTGCGGAACAGCCTAAactttatttaagtgagagtaaTACAGAGCAGTATGTTCACTGATTAACATGCGCATAAATAATGGTTTTATTGTGGCATAGAAAGAGTAGAGTATAAATAGAAAGGACGGATTGATGAATTATAACAAGCTAACACTCGTTGCTTGGAACATGCAAAAAGCCATGTTTATAACTTTGCCtcaggaaaaatgaataaaaataaatacatgatagAGGTTTATTTTATCTATGAAATGCATACAAAGTAAATTTACACAAGACTTAATAATTTAGAACTTTTATAATTTTGGAGATTAAGGAGGAAAGCGGAAACAGCAGCCTTATCCAAAGTAGACATCACAGTCTTTGCTGCACTGTGTGCTTTGAAAAAACCCTAAGATGAGAACTTGATGATTATACAAAGCTTGAGACATCGAGCATTGCCACCATGTACGGAAAGAACTGGTACCTCTAGAATCCCGTACTCTGGTGGTAGCACCAATGTGAGCATGGAGGGAGGTCAGTGTGCCTTTTTCAGCTCTAGTCCTTTTTACATAGTAGGGGAAGCTGAAGGTGAAGGGGCACTTGGGATTTTACATCTAACTTGTGGCTTTTGCTAATTTTCCAAATTGTGTATTAATGACTGGCATTAATAACTGACATAAGTATTCAAAAATTTGTTAAAGTACCTTAAAAAAGATAGGTTTGATAACTAAGTCCACTGAGTGTGCACGGAAAATTAACTTCAGATTGTTTAAAGCCAGATTAAGTTAAATAGGTATAGAATTTTCTACAGAAAAGCTGTTTGCCCTTTTACTGTTATTAGGCAGTTGGTAACTAATATACCTTACCGAATAGCAAGCATAGAGCTGAATGGAAGTCTTTAAACGCCCTGCATAGTTAAGATAGTTTTATTGTTACATTTCCAGAAACACTTAATTCACGTATTAGGACATCATCTAATTGAATTCCCTAATTTTTCAGTGGGACAGCTGATatccaaagatttttaaaagactggTTTAAGATCAGGGCAATAGTCCAACAGTAAGTCTAGACTAGAAACCAGTGTtttgaaattaattcaaaattaatctctaccactggctggttggctcagtggtagagcatcagcccagcatgtgaatgtcccagattggattcctggtcagagcatgcAGAAGCagcaccatctgcttttccacccctccccctctctctttttctttccactctttctctcccctcctgagTGATGGCTCGATTTGTTTGatagttggcctcaggcgctgagggtggctcagtGGCATCCACCTCTGGTGCTAAAGTAATTGCTCCATTGCAGAGCAATggaagggccccagatgggcagagcatcgcccctagtgggcttgctgggtggatcctggtcggggcacatgtgggaatctgtctctgcctcccctcctctcacttaaaaaattaattgaatacaTATAAGATGTATGTATAGATATTATAGTAAGGTCAGTGATAATTTCTTTTCCAAGAATAACATCAAATAACCTGAAATTTATGCTACATTTAAATCTGATTACTTGAATCTACATtgtttaaatattctaaaaaggATATTAAAGTTAAAAGtggtatatgatttttattgacattgttcaaatgattttttttttttgtatttttctgaagttggaaatggggaggcaaacagactcccatgcgctcaaccgggatccacccggcatgcccaccagggggctatgctctgcccatctggggtgttgctctgctgcaaccagagccattctagcgcctgaggcagaggccatagagccatccccagcacctgggccaactttgctcgaatggagccttggctgcgggaggggaagagagagacagagaggaaggagagggggagggggggagaagcagatgggtgcttctcctgtgtgccctggccgggacttccacacactggtctgatgctctaccactgagtcaactggccagggcttggagtttaaaattttttatagtcaTTTGATCAGTGATCAATTAATTTACAATACATCCAGGAATCTGAAAGAAATTTTGAAGTAcaggtagtttcatttttttaataatagcatATAGTGGAACAACTTTTATTACCTATAAAAAGGAGTAGAATGGCAAGGCATCATTACAAATACTGAAGTTGCAGATTTATTGGGATTGTTGTAACAGAGTTCTTGAATGTGAGTCATGACATCAAGAGTACCTCGTTGATGTACTAAACCAGTATAGAGGGCAAAGAGCATATTTGATAAAAACAGGAAACTGAGAGCTGGTTTCTTCCACGTTTTCAAGTGGTTTAGTGAATACCCTGTATAAAGATAGACATGACATGTTTAATCATAACACTGGCAATCTTCTTTTCTTACAGCTAAGCAAATGTTCACTGGATAGTTACAATCTTTCATGGAAGTATTACTTGCACAGCTATAATGTCAAAGACAAACAAGATATAATCAGTAGGtcatctttataatttttctgacCATTCACTATGATTATTCATTGTCACCTAGGTcttgacctttttattttatttattctttcttaattttttaaagagtttattcattttaaatagaagagagaaggtggggggagggaagcatcaactcccgtatgtgccttgcccaggcaagcccagggtttcgaacctagtgacctcagcattccaggttggcgctctatccactacgccaccacaggtcaggctttttttttttttttaataacactttttaaaatttacttttgaggtttaaattgttattttactgattttagagaggggagagcagagagcaagagagagacaggaacatctatctggtcctgtatgtgctctgaccggggatcaaactggccacctctgcaatttgagacgatgctctaaccaaccaagctatctggccagggcttgacctTTTTATGGAAAAAGGAATTGAAGTATCATGTAAAGATTATGGCCAGGGAGTCCCAGATTTGAATTCTTGCTCTGATACAAATTGCTTTACTTTGCTGAGCATtcgtttccccatctgcaaatgGGTAACAATACCTTTTTCAAGTATAAGTAAAAACGGTATGTCCAGTGCCTCTCCTGGTACGTagtatttgctaaataaataggACTTACTCCATTTATCTCTCTCTAATATTCTAAGCACTAGCAGTGGATTGTGTACATACAAGTCTCAGTAATTCTGGAGGAAGTATAGCAGAATGTCCTCTTAGAAAAATATATCTCTGGGCTCCTGGGAGATGTTCAATGTTCCTTATATGAGTGGTGGCATGATCTCTTTTTCTGGAAGAAGAGGAgctaaagtttttgtttttctactatAGTGTTGGGCAATTAGGAGATGCTgaataatttccctttttaaatgtagggggaaaaaaaataaaaccaaaaatcctAGTAGAACAAACAATGGTAAATGTCCTCTCTAACCACTGACACATTATCTGTTGAAAATACCATCAAAGAACTGGcctttccattaaaaaagaataagcatATTAGTAAACTTCCTTGACATTAGATTTCATATTCTGTATGCACTATCTTCACAGAACTAGATCATAGTTCTTTTTGAATTTAAGTATCCATGATCCAGTCTATGCCTGAAATTTTGGTATTCCCACTGGGGACAACACTGATTTCCATGACTGTTACCTACTTGACTGCTATCAGCTCTTTTAGCTTGGCTCAATcactaaaaataattgaatgtgaATAAAATGAATTTAGAACTGTTCCCATTGAACTACATTAATACAAAGTTGGTCTAGGAAGAATTGCTGAAATCAATGTGGACAAGAATTCTTAAATGCTCCATTTTGTTCCTCTGAATATTTTAGGTAACTACTCACAGTCCATTCCATTCTGTAGCTGGAATATCACACATCCACTTCACCTAATACTGATCGAAATAGCTCTGATTAACCAAAGAACATTCCAGAAAAGTGGTGTGATTAAAAAACATAGCCAGATCAAGGCCAAACCTATACTAAAGGTTAAACCTAAATTTGTAAGTTGTTTGAAATGGTAAAATGAGGAACCAAACAAACAGGATGGAAACTAGAATTAGCTTATTAGAACTGAAATAGGATTCCAAAGATTCTGCCATCTGTAATAATTCCAACCACAGATAGTAACAGACCAGCAAATACAATTTGAAAGTAAAGTGCTTTCTCGGGTTGACGGGCAAAAACTAAATCTACCTACTGGGCAAAATTACAAAAAGGTACAAGAAGACAACTAGCTCTCAGGAATATTCAAATAAGTATACCATGACTCACTATTAACAACTTGTACATTTACTAAATGTTCCTTTAAAGTGTTGCCAGAAATTATGGTATTAGGGATACAGTAGTATGTGACCCTTACAAAATGGAATACATGGTGGTGAATGTAAATTGGCAATCTGTATCGAATGCAACAAAATAATGTACTTGCCCACCAGAATTGAATGGGGTCTTTTAAGTTAGGTAATGCTTATATTACTTTAATTTTCACTTTCTGAAGCTAGCTAGCTGTCTTTAGAATGATGGATCCTTTCAGTGAGAAATGGGTCTCCATATTTGgagaaattaatataaagaaaatgttggGAAGAGAAGGAACAATTGATTAGTCTTGAATTTGAGGACCAAGATTTTCAAACCATCTAACATTGAAAAGTTTCCCCAGGGGATTTCAGAAAGTGGAGTTGCTAAAAGGAGTGCTGGAAAGAGAACAGCTTGAATGctagactgagtcacagagaAGCCCAGAATCCTTGTTTTTCTTGTAGGGAAACTGtggtttcttaaatatatatttaagaggtCATTACAAAGATCCTAATATCCACCATCCAGTAAGTCACTTAGCTGTACATACAAATAAGGGAATGTGGTTGTCACTAGAAGGATCCACCTTAAAATGAGCTAGCTTCACAAAGTTATAGTCACCACTATGTAATGTAAGTAAGCATCACCTAACTTGAAATACAAGACACCCTCCAACCACCACCGCCCTCCAAATTACTGAAGTTTCTGAGAACACACATTTCTTTCTATCCTATAAAACCACTTAGAGAAATCTTTTAGTCTCATGTAATTTCCATGAGAACAAGCACAAAGTATGAACCCTGGTGAATACCTGTCAGAATACAGGCCCCTTCATTTCACCCAGTGGCTAACTGTTAAATAACATCCcagaatatttaattttctcttgtCTCTAGGCCTACTAAAAGatacttcaggccctggccggttggctcagtggtagaacgtcggcctggcgtgcagaagtcccgggttcgattcccggccagggcacacaggagaagagcccatctgcttctccacccctccctctctccttcctttctgtctctctcttcccctcccgcagcgaggctccattggagaaaagatggccccggtgctggggatggctccttggcctctgctccaggcgctggagtggctctggtcgcaacagagcgacgccccggaggggcagagcatcgccccctggtgggcagagcgtcaccccctggtgggcgtgccgggtggattccggtcaggcgcatgcaggagtctatctgactgtccccgtttccagcttcggaaaaatacaaaaaaaaaaaaaaaaaaaagaaaagatacttcaAAGTGGGTGTATAGAAAATTTCTGAGACTCGATAAAGTGATGATTATCTCTGGGGAATAGGGCTAGATATCTAGATTAGAGGGTGATACcaatggtttatttatttgtccCCCAtgtatttttatagtaaaatacaCTGGGTTCTTATCAATTCACTCTCATcagactaatatatatatatatatatatatatatatatatattttttttttttttttttaaacagagagtgagagtcagaggggatagatagggacagacagggacagagagagatgagaagcatcaatcatcagttttttgttgcgacaccttagttgttcattgattgctttctcatgtgtctttaccgtggggctgcagcagaccgagtaaccccttgctcaagccagcaaccttgggtctaagctggtgaactttgctcaaaccagatgagtccgcgctcaagctggtgacctcggggtcttgaacctgggtcctctgcatcccagtctgatgctctatccactgcgccaccgcctggtcaggctcatcagaCTACTCTTAAAAAAGTGTTCTAAATCCTTTATGTCCCAGTTGACTGCCTTCTAGGATGAAAATCTAAAAAGTATATAAGAAGGTGCCTCATGAGTTGGTTCCTTTACTCAGCCTTAGCTTTTAATCACCACATAATTTATCTTGATATACAGTCACATTTTAAGTTTTGGATGTTGAGTGCGTTAGTCTGTATTCAGCCTTATCCAGGTAGGTTCATTGTAATGAAGAGGATGGATAAGTTCGGGGTTGCACATTGCTGATGAACCACAAGGGTGGCAAGAATTCTCAGAAAACTCGGTATTAAGGAAAAAGTCTCTACCAAGTCCTACCAAAGAGACATTTCTgagttaatgttttcatttttaaatacttggGGAAGCTGTAAGTGAAGTTGATTTCAGTGTTTacatgagaaaaacaaaggatgGTTTAATGCTTGTAAGGGATATACAGGAGAATGGGCCTGGGGAAGAGAGTCTTTCAACTACATACTAAGAACCATACTAGGCACAGATAGAGGAAAATATCAGAAATTTTGTGTCTGCTTTGCCAAGGGAAGAAGCTATATTTTCATCCATATGAGAAGTCAATAGATAATGCCAAAACCAAAGATCTTTAAGGGTATCTTTAGCCATTTTATTTGTAGATAAATATAAACCACCTAAAAAAGCATGATTGCCCCTGGGAGGGAAAATGGGAGAACTAGCAATGGAAGCATTTTTTCTTAAACCTTATGTCAGGGCTTTTGAAACAATGTATCTATGTTATTTTGACAAAAAGTTTAGCATATGGAAAACCAGTGGCATCATCAGAGCAAATCTGCACTGGCTACTCTGGTAAAAACATTAAACACACCCAACCCAGAGTGGAAAGCAGGTGCTGGAAACATACCAGCACAAGTGACAGGTCCAACCTAAGAATTTCGGTGTTATTAGACCAATGGcacctttattttacagataaggaaactgagccaCAACGCTATACAGTTCACTAAGGATCAAAGTCAATCACAGAAGGTATGTTTCCTAGAGTTAAGTCCTATTTTTAGATAGGACTGAGGGAAGCAAAACTAGAGAAGTTATTGCAGATTGAAAAAATGGCCACAATTATTCCTCTTCTTGTGTCCAGACCCTACACGACCTTaagtttatttctcttctctggaaTCTGTCCTGGTTTGGGGACCATGGTGGAAGCAAGTGTTCCAGTTCCATCTTGGGCCTCAGAGGGCCTTGTACGTTTCTTTCTCTTGGAACCCTGCCTACACCAAGTGAACAAGCTCCAGCTAGCCGGCTTGAGAATGAGAGCACACAGCAGCTGAGGTACCTTAGCTGACAGCTGAACCCCAAACCTGAGAGCCCAGCCTAGGTCAGTAGAGTTGTGTGTACCTTATCTGCAACTGATTACATCTGTATAAGTGAACTCAATGGAGACAAGAAGAACTGCCCCATTGTACAgacttgtaattaaaaataaatggcactttaagccactaaattttggaGTGGCTTGTTGCACAGTAATTGCCAATAGAGGCCATGTTTATATCAAGTCAGATTAAAATAGGTCATACAAAAATAGAACTGAGATCTGAAGTTCA from Saccopteryx leptura isolate mSacLep1 chromosome 6, mSacLep1_pri_phased_curated, whole genome shotgun sequence harbors:
- the CCPG1 gene encoding cell cycle progression protein 1 isoform X2; protein product: MSENSSDSDSSCGWTVINHEGSDIEMVNSEQGTASDSCELTPEYSSLEQEELQVLQLEQGESSQNVAMLVGETAYPTLEETKSAFEGEEEKSPEDNVYFGTVSDDSDIVTLEPPKLEEIGNQEEAIVVKEAQSPEDFNMGSSSSSQYTFCQPETVFSSQPSDDISSSDETSHQPSPAFRRRRARKKTVSSSESEERLLSEQETEPFKELCKRQFSSGLNKCVILALVIAISMGFGHFYGTIQIQKRQQLVRKIHEDKLNDVKDYLSQCQQKHDSVTDYKSMKENLAKCWTLTEAEKMSFETQKKNLDTENQYLRISLEKEEKALSSLQEELRKLREQIRILEDKGRSTELVTENQNLKQHLKEEKQKTHSFLNQRETLLAEAKMLRRELERERLKTMALRVELQQISSRQSYGNPDSPNVLTDKKEVEILRERLTELERKLNFEQQRSDLWERLYIEAKDQNGKQETDGKRKGSRGNHRAKNKSKETFLGSVKETFDAMKNSTKEFVRHHKEKIKKAKEAVKENLKKFSDSVKSTFRHFKDTTKNIFDEKGNKRFGATKEGAAKKPTVRSEYSHPQYKARTQNQNNRGPTMQREGRKEKPIHFEEFGKNTNSQKCSAEYGCGEDYNSFRKACSGVFECAQQESINLFNMKVLNPVRIDEFRQLIERYLLEKLDSFHHWKELDQFINKFFIHGIFIHDQKLFTDFVNDVKDYLQDMKDYQVDNDGVFEKLDGYIYRHFFGHTFSPPFGPSRPDKKQRTVNIENSRHRKQEQKHLQPQPYKREGKWHKYDRTNGRHMANVEIELGQLPFDPKY
- the CCPG1 gene encoding cell cycle progression protein 1 isoform X1 gives rise to the protein MSENSSDSDSSCGWTVINHEGSDIEMVNSEQGTASDSCELTPEYSSLEQEELQVLQLEQGESSQNVAMLVGETAYPTLEETKSAFEGEEEKSPEDNVYFGTVSDDSDIVTLEPPKLEEIGNQEEAIVVKEAQSPEDFNMGSSSSSQYTFCQPETERWWEKLWKIPECIRGWDDQLKHHVPSQLAFQVFSSQPSDDISSSDETSHQPSPAFRRRRARKKTVSSSESEERLLSEQETEPFKELCKRQFSSGLNKCVILALVIAISMGFGHFYGTIQIQKRQQLVRKIHEDKLNDVKDYLSQCQQKHDSVTDYKSMKENLAKCWTLTEAEKMSFETQKKNLDTENQYLRISLEKEEKALSSLQEELRKLREQIRILEDKGRSTELVTENQNLKQHLKEEKQKTHSFLNQRETLLAEAKMLRRELERERLKTMALRVELQQISSRQSYGNPDSPNVLTDKKEVEILRERLTELERKLNFEQQRSDLWERLYIEAKDQNGKQETDGKRKGSRGNHRAKNKSKETFLGSVKETFDAMKNSTKEFVRHHKEKIKKAKEAVKENLKKFSDSVKSTFRHFKDTTKNIFDEKGNKRFGATKEGAAKKPTVRSEYSHPQYKARTQNQNNRGPTMQREGRKEKPIHFEEFGKNTNSQKCSAEYGCGEDYNSFRKACSGVFECAQQESINLFNMKVLNPVRIDEFRQLIERYLLEKLDSFHHWKELDQFINKFFIHGIFIHDQKLFTDFVNDVKDYLQDMKDYQVDNDGVFEKLDGYIYRHFFGHTFSPPFGPSRPDKKQRTVNIENSRHRKQEQKHLQPQPYKREGKWHKYDRTNGRHMANVEIELGQLPFDPKY